The following proteins are co-located in the Candidatus Methylacidithermus pantelleriae genome:
- the dapB gene encoding 4-hydroxy-tetrahydrodipicolinate reductase: MNSPIQLGVFGAKGKMGQEIVRLASSDPRFTVVAQLDRGDDPLRGFVSCDVIIDFSHPSATASLVEACVALDKALVSGTTGHTSEEKATIRDAAQKIPILHAPNFSLGVMVLGRLVQEAARWLLGEGYEVEIVELHHRNKLDAPSGTACRLAEMIGQSMQRQWQEMARFGRAGQTGPRSKEELGMHSLRGGDVIGEHTVLFLTEGERLELSHKAWSRAAFASGALKGALWIRNRPAGLYSIEDMLGSQPKSSF, encoded by the coding sequence ATGAACTCCCCGATCCAGCTGGGTGTCTTTGGAGCCAAGGGAAAAATGGGACAGGAAATTGTCCGCCTGGCGTCCTCTGATCCTCGCTTTACCGTTGTGGCTCAGCTCGATCGAGGTGACGATCCCCTCCGAGGTTTTGTCTCCTGCGACGTGATCATCGATTTTAGCCACCCTTCGGCTACTGCCAGCCTCGTGGAAGCCTGTGTTGCCCTGGACAAAGCCCTTGTCAGTGGCACCACGGGGCACACAAGCGAGGAGAAAGCAACAATACGGGACGCTGCCCAAAAGATTCCCATCCTCCATGCTCCCAACTTTTCCCTGGGCGTAATGGTACTGGGGCGACTCGTGCAGGAGGCCGCCCGCTGGCTCTTAGGGGAAGGCTACGAAGTAGAGATTGTGGAACTGCACCACCGCAACAAGCTCGATGCTCCAAGCGGGACCGCCTGCCGTTTAGCCGAAATGATTGGCCAATCGATGCAAAGGCAGTGGCAGGAAATGGCCCGGTTCGGTCGAGCGGGACAAACCGGTCCTCGCTCCAAGGAGGAGCTAGGAATGCACTCGCTGCGCGGGGGAGATGTCATCGGCGAACATACGGTCCTTTTTCTTACCGAAGGAGAAAGACTGGAGCTTTCCCACAAAGCCTGGAGCCGGGCCGCCTTCGCTTCCGGAGCTCTCAAAGGAGCTTTATGGATCCGCAACCGCCCTGCCGGTCTTTACTCCATCGAGGATATGCTGGGTAGCCAGCCGAAGAGCTCTTTCTAG
- the dapF gene encoding diaminopimelate epimerase, producing the protein MTADRRKVPFVKLTGAGNDFILIDNRSHRLSLAPQTIAWLCDRHFGVGADGVLLVEQGDQPGRTLMRYFNCDGTEAESCGNGARCFARFLAHQGFGNSLCFDTKAGPIEATVDAEGVSVKLPAPQEVELHRFISTAHGPLEVHFVKTGVPHLVVFVRDLESVPIRERGAELRHHPAWSPAGANVNFVQVTGSSSIGVRTYERGVEDETLACGTGVAASALVAYLVKQLAPPIEVTVKSRSILRVEFAPGEPLPGQVVLRGPAEVVFSGEVELRDPTL; encoded by the coding sequence ATGACCGCGGATCGAAGGAAAGTCCCCTTTGTAAAATTGACCGGGGCCGGCAACGATTTCATTCTCATTGATAATCGCTCCCATCGCCTAAGTCTAGCTCCCCAAACGATCGCTTGGCTTTGCGACCGCCATTTTGGTGTCGGAGCCGACGGGGTCCTTTTGGTCGAGCAAGGCGACCAACCCGGCCGAACCCTCATGCGGTATTTTAACTGCGATGGGACAGAAGCCGAAAGTTGCGGCAACGGAGCCCGATGTTTTGCGCGTTTCCTTGCCCATCAAGGCTTTGGAAACTCGCTTTGCTTTGACACCAAGGCCGGCCCGATCGAAGCCACCGTGGATGCCGAAGGGGTATCGGTGAAGCTTCCTGCCCCCCAAGAGGTGGAACTGCATCGCTTCATCTCGACCGCTCACGGCCCGCTCGAAGTTCATTTTGTCAAGACCGGAGTCCCGCATCTTGTAGTCTTTGTGCGCGATCTTGAGTCGGTCCCCATTCGAGAACGAGGCGCCGAACTGCGCCATCATCCCGCCTGGTCACCTGCGGGAGCCAATGTGAATTTTGTCCAAGTAACCGGGTCCTCCTCCATTGGCGTTCGGACGTACGAGCGTGGGGTTGAAGACGAAACCCTGGCCTGCGGGACAGGGGTTGCCGCGTCGGCCCTCGTCGCGTATCTCGTCAAGCAACTAGCTCCTCCGATCGAAGTGACCGTCAAAAGCCGTTCGATTCTCCGGGTCGAGTTTGCTCCCGGAGAACCCCTTCCTGGCCAGGTGGTCCTCCGCGGTCCTGCCGAGGTCGTCTTTTCGGGTGAAGTCGAGTTACGTGATCCCACCCTTTGA
- the hisH gene encoding imidazole glycerol phosphate synthase subunit HisH gives MQEKNRGRNQEDHPSSGLLRQEPKKGFPTGDFQGRFGLGLRIGLVDYSMGNLRSVANALRVTGASPILVTGPGDLPGLQALVLPGVGAFGDCVRQLQNRKLWEPIRQWIGEGKPFLGICLGYQVLFEGSEEAPGCPGLGIFAGMVRRLPAGTLKVPHMGWNRIEVVRTNPWSFALPSGEFVYFVHSFYPEPRDRELVLSWTQYGVRFASSIGRGRLVATQFHPEKSQRVGLGLLRAFVRSIECA, from the coding sequence ATGCAAGAAAAAAATCGTGGACGTAATCAAGAAGATCACCCTTCTTCGGGACTTCTCCGGCAAGAGCCAAAGAAAGGGTTTCCAACCGGTGACTTTCAGGGACGTTTTGGTTTGGGTCTTCGCATTGGGCTCGTCGACTATTCCATGGGGAACCTCCGCAGCGTGGCCAACGCGCTGCGGGTCACCGGGGCTAGTCCAATCCTTGTGACGGGACCGGGTGACCTTCCTGGGCTTCAGGCGCTCGTACTGCCTGGGGTGGGAGCGTTTGGCGATTGTGTACGGCAATTACAGAACCGCAAGCTTTGGGAGCCTATCCGCCAGTGGATCGGCGAGGGGAAACCTTTTCTTGGTATTTGCCTGGGTTACCAGGTGCTTTTTGAAGGGAGCGAGGAAGCGCCAGGGTGCCCCGGTTTGGGGATTTTTGCCGGGATGGTACGACGCTTGCCGGCCGGGACTCTCAAGGTGCCTCACATGGGTTGGAACCGGATTGAGGTGGTCCGGACCAACCCGTGGAGTTTTGCCCTGCCCAGCGGGGAGTTTGTGTATTTTGTGCACAGCTTTTACCCGGAGCCCCGTGATCGGGAGCTTGTGTTAAGCTGGACGCAGTATGGGGTCCGTTTTGCGAGTTCCATTGGCCGGGGCAGGCTGGTGGCTACACAGTTTCATCCGGAAAAAAGCCAGCGGGTGGGTTTGGGGCTCTTACGGGCCTTCGTCCGCTCGATCGAGTGTGCGTAG
- a CDS encoding 1-(5-phosphoribosyl)-5-[(5-phosphoribosylamino)methylideneamino]imidazole-4-carboxamide isomerase has translation MDLYQGQVVRLLQGRKDKLWVYGKDPVAVAQKWKEAGARRLHVVDLDGAFEGEPRQLHWVRRIVESTGLALQLGGGIRSEWAVEQALESGARWILLGTVAAENPSLAAQIVRRFGSDRIGVALDARKERVVTRGWVQRSQRTVMGLALELRAAGIERFLYTDTSVDGTLGGPDMEGIEKLVGSVGGLWMASGGIGGLEDLRKLARVGGLYGVVVGRALYEERLDLREALSLEGVR, from the coding sequence TTGGATCTTTACCAGGGCCAGGTAGTGCGGCTTTTGCAGGGCCGCAAGGACAAGCTGTGGGTCTATGGGAAAGACCCGGTTGCGGTGGCCCAAAAGTGGAAGGAAGCAGGGGCACGACGGCTCCATGTGGTGGACCTGGATGGTGCGTTTGAGGGAGAGCCACGACAGCTTCACTGGGTTCGCAGGATCGTGGAGTCTACGGGGCTTGCCCTCCAGCTCGGAGGAGGGATACGGAGCGAGTGGGCCGTGGAACAAGCGTTGGAGTCAGGAGCCCGGTGGATTCTTTTGGGAACGGTAGCGGCGGAAAATCCGTCCTTGGCGGCCCAGATTGTGCGAAGGTTTGGTAGCGATCGAATCGGTGTGGCACTGGATGCTCGCAAGGAGCGTGTGGTGACTCGGGGCTGGGTGCAACGATCCCAGCGGACAGTGATGGGGCTTGCCTTGGAGCTTCGTGCAGCAGGGATCGAGCGCTTTCTTTATACGGACACCTCGGTCGACGGAACGCTTGGCGGGCCAGATATGGAGGGGATCGAGAAGCTCGTTGGTTCGGTGGGGGGGCTGTGGATGGCTTCCGGAGGAATCGGGGGACTTGAGGACCTCCGGAAACTGGCAAGGGTTGGGGGGCTTTACGGGGTGGTCGTTGGGCGTGCGCTTTACGAGGAGCGCTTGGACCTAAGGGAGGCTCTTTCGCTAGAAGGTGTGAGGTAA
- the metG gene encoding methionine--tRNA ligase has product MAKKIFVGVAWPYANGPLHAGHLAGVYLPADIFCRYHRIQGNPILMVSGSDAHGTPITVRAEKEGVSPADIAERFHREFQGYWASLGISFDHYTTTRSLTHQKTVGEIFSTLLDKGYLFQKEVEAYYDPIKKRFLPDRYIEGTCPRCGYERARGDQCEGCGTLLEPSQLLFPRSLLSGEPPVLRTTIHFFFDLPAFQDRLVAWVKENHHWRSNVYRFTLSFLAQGLQPRAITRDLEWGIPVPYPGYEQKRIYVWFEAVIGYLSATIEYAQKQGNPDGWKEWWQDPEVRSYYFIGKDNIPFHTIIWPAILLGVGALNLPYDVPASEYLVFGGAKASKSQGIGVTLPDLLRHFTPDEIRYGLAAVLPESSDTNFELDEFLRRHNEELVGIYGNLIHRTITFAHNYLGGQVPSFPGLDAGISEAIEKAFQEESCCLEAVRLRDGLRVALGLARLGNRYFEEKAPWKSARENPPAMKAALGNLLNLLQALKILWYPFLPHASQRLHELLGASGKVEETGWAFRPLEPHTPLGKPLLPFRKLEATQLG; this is encoded by the coding sequence ATGGCAAAAAAAATTTTTGTGGGTGTTGCCTGGCCGTACGCTAACGGCCCTCTCCATGCCGGACACCTGGCCGGGGTTTACCTTCCAGCCGACATCTTTTGCCGATACCACCGGATCCAAGGGAATCCCATCCTTATGGTGAGCGGCAGCGATGCCCACGGCACGCCGATCACCGTCCGCGCAGAAAAGGAAGGAGTCTCCCCTGCAGACATTGCGGAGCGTTTCCATAGGGAATTCCAGGGATATTGGGCCTCGCTTGGCATTTCCTTCGATCACTACACAACCACACGCTCCCTAACCCATCAAAAGACGGTGGGAGAGATTTTTTCCACCCTGCTGGACAAAGGCTATCTTTTCCAAAAAGAGGTCGAGGCTTACTACGACCCCATAAAAAAACGTTTTTTACCGGATCGCTACATCGAAGGGACCTGTCCCCGCTGCGGGTATGAACGAGCCAGAGGAGACCAGTGCGAGGGTTGCGGGACGTTGTTGGAGCCTTCTCAGCTTCTCTTTCCCCGAAGCCTCCTGTCTGGAGAGCCTCCCGTTCTGAGAACCACCATCCACTTCTTTTTCGACCTACCGGCCTTCCAAGATCGCTTGGTTGCCTGGGTCAAAGAAAATCATCACTGGCGATCCAACGTATACCGGTTCACGTTAAGCTTCCTGGCCCAAGGTCTCCAGCCCCGCGCGATCACCCGGGATCTCGAATGGGGTATCCCCGTACCCTATCCCGGTTACGAGCAGAAAAGGATTTACGTCTGGTTCGAAGCCGTCATTGGCTATCTTTCCGCGACGATCGAGTACGCCCAAAAGCAAGGCAACCCAGACGGATGGAAAGAGTGGTGGCAAGATCCAGAGGTCCGTTCGTATTACTTCATCGGGAAGGATAATATTCCCTTTCACACGATTATCTGGCCCGCCATCCTTCTCGGCGTAGGAGCACTCAATCTCCCCTACGACGTGCCGGCCAGCGAATATCTGGTTTTCGGGGGAGCCAAAGCCTCCAAAAGCCAGGGGATTGGCGTGACCCTTCCGGACCTGCTGCGCCACTTTACACCCGACGAAATTCGCTACGGGCTGGCAGCGGTGCTACCCGAAAGTTCCGACACCAATTTTGAGCTCGATGAATTTCTCCGGCGTCACAATGAGGAACTGGTGGGAATATACGGAAACCTCATTCATCGAACGATCACCTTTGCCCACAATTACTTAGGGGGACAAGTTCCTTCCTTTCCCGGTCTGGACGCGGGGATAAGCGAAGCCATTGAAAAGGCGTTCCAAGAAGAAAGTTGTTGCTTGGAAGCGGTGCGCCTTCGGGATGGCCTTCGAGTGGCCCTGGGACTGGCTCGCCTGGGAAACCGTTACTTTGAGGAAAAAGCTCCCTGGAAAAGCGCCCGAGAAAATCCACCGGCCATGAAGGCGGCACTCGGGAATCTCTTGAATCTTCTCCAGGCCCTCAAAATCCTGTGGTACCCCTTTTTGCCCCACGCTTCCCAGCGCCTTCATGAACTTTTGGGAGCAAGCGGAAAGGTCGAGGAAACCGGATGGGCTTTCCGGCCCTTGGAGCCGCACACCCCGCTTGGCAAACCTTTGCTGCCCTTTCGCAAGCTTGAGGCAACCCAACTCGGCTAG
- the rsmH gene encoding 16S rRNA (cytosine(1402)-N(4))-methyltransferase RsmH: protein MALTAVTRKSQLRRPSLDLGEEVVHRPVLLERFLEAAEPKPEEVWVDATFGSGGYSRALLARQCQVLALDWDELAEGFARELEEKFPEKFRFFRENFARLGELCRKMGFAWVDGVVLDLGVSGLQLSDPTRGFSFRTVGPLDMRMDRRLPLSARDLLYGASLEDITVLFHRVLDLRESRKLARAVVMARERGRLQTTTDLARIAEKTLGWRRGSRIHPATRPFLALRLAVNRELDYLPVALREARDVLRPGGRLAVVAFHSLEDRIVKGFFRGEGDLGEGLPRDPGRKVGWFERVHRYLPTPEEVASNPRARSARLRIGWKRG from the coding sequence ATGGCTCTTACGGCTGTAACGAGGAAAAGCCAGCTCCGCAGGCCGAGCTTGGACCTGGGGGAGGAGGTCGTTCATCGACCGGTCCTTTTGGAGCGGTTTCTCGAAGCTGCTGAGCCCAAGCCCGAAGAAGTCTGGGTTGATGCGACGTTTGGTTCAGGAGGGTATAGCCGCGCACTTTTAGCCCGACAATGCCAGGTCTTGGCCTTGGATTGGGACGAGCTTGCGGAAGGATTTGCTCGTGAACTTGAGGAGAAATTTCCGGAAAAGTTTCGGTTCTTTCGAGAAAACTTTGCCCGGTTGGGAGAGCTATGCCGAAAGATGGGGTTTGCCTGGGTGGATGGGGTTGTGCTGGATCTGGGGGTTTCCGGCCTGCAGTTGTCGGATCCTACCCGCGGCTTTAGTTTTCGCACCGTAGGCCCGCTGGATATGCGGATGGACCGGCGGTTGCCTCTCTCGGCCCGGGATCTTCTCTATGGCGCAAGCTTGGAGGATATAACGGTCCTTTTTCATCGAGTCTTGGATTTACGGGAAAGTCGCAAACTTGCTCGTGCGGTTGTCATGGCGCGCGAGCGGGGAAGGTTACAAACGACCACGGATCTGGCTCGGATCGCGGAAAAAACCCTGGGATGGCGGCGGGGATCCCGGATCCACCCGGCGACGCGGCCGTTTCTTGCGCTGCGGTTGGCGGTCAACCGGGAACTGGACTATTTGCCGGTAGCGCTTCGGGAGGCCAGGGATGTGCTGCGACCGGGAGGCAGGCTTGCCGTGGTGGCTTTTCACTCCCTGGAGGATCGCATAGTCAAAGGGTTTTTTCGTGGGGAAGGGGATCTTGGGGAGGGCTTGCCGCGGGATCCCGGTCGAAAGGTTGGCTGGTTTGAACGGGTGCACCGATACCTGCCCACGCCGGAGGAGGTGGCTTCCAATCCGCGAGCACGAAGTGCCCGGCTGAGGATC
- a CDS encoding division/cell wall cluster transcriptional repressor MraZ has product MGDIGEKWSQVAQKGGSGRTDYRPVRASYTDVFEHSFDEKGRITIPADWRTEAYESRLFIFPSKKLCLKVYPESWLGRLQEAIASFSLDDPQRLRLEALAQMAQAASWDQQGRITVKERLRTHAQLKKEAILVGCLDHFQIWAPDRWKAAAPRPLQLEEVIEGWLLRL; this is encoded by the coding sequence GTGGGAGACATTGGAGAAAAATGGAGCCAGGTGGCCCAGAAGGGGGGCTCTGGGAGGACGGATTATCGCCCGGTTCGGGCCAGCTACACGGATGTCTTTGAACATAGCTTTGACGAAAAGGGCAGGATTACGATTCCCGCCGACTGGCGAACGGAAGCTTATGAATCAAGGCTTTTCATTTTTCCCTCCAAAAAACTGTGTCTCAAGGTCTATCCGGAGTCCTGGCTGGGTCGTCTTCAGGAGGCCATTGCCAGTTTTTCTCTGGATGATCCCCAACGGTTGCGCCTGGAAGCGCTGGCTCAGATGGCCCAGGCGGCTAGCTGGGACCAGCAAGGCCGGATCACGGTTAAGGAGCGTCTTCGCACGCATGCGCAATTAAAAAAGGAAGCCATTCTGGTCGGATGCTTGGACCACTTTCAAATCTGGGCTCCGGATCGTTGGAAGGCGGCAGCGCCGCGGCCCCTCCAACTAGAGGAGGTGATCGAGGGATGGCTCTTACGGCTGTAA
- the dapA gene encoding 4-hydroxy-tetrahydrodipicolinate synthase — translation MLHGVFTALVTPFRDGCIDSKALLALVERQVQAGVEGMVPVGTTGESATLSHHEHIQVIEMVVQQAAGRTRVIAGTGSNSTREAIELTQAAEKAGADGVLVVSPYYNRPTQAGLIAHFEAVCQSTPLPVVLYNIPSRCGVDLLPETVAEIAQRCPNAVAIKEASGSVDRVSRLKQCLPEEFAILSGDDSLTLPLLSLGATGVISVASNLVPREVGSLVRSFCAGNPSEALQWHRKLYPLFRDLFLETNPVPVKQALAFLGWMSAEVRLPLVPMEPANWRRLEQTLRSLGLVPS, via the coding sequence ATGCTTCACGGCGTTTTTACTGCCTTAGTGACTCCTTTTCGCGACGGTTGCATCGACAGCAAGGCGCTTTTGGCCTTGGTCGAACGCCAGGTTCAGGCCGGAGTCGAAGGAATGGTCCCCGTGGGAACCACGGGGGAATCGGCCACCTTAAGCCACCACGAGCATATTCAAGTGATTGAAATGGTGGTCCAGCAAGCGGCAGGGCGCACCCGTGTCATTGCGGGAACCGGGAGCAACAGCACACGCGAAGCCATCGAACTCACCCAGGCTGCGGAAAAGGCAGGAGCCGATGGAGTACTGGTCGTTTCCCCATACTACAACCGCCCAACACAAGCAGGTCTGATCGCCCATTTTGAAGCGGTCTGCCAATCGACCCCGCTTCCTGTGGTTCTTTACAATATTCCGAGTCGGTGCGGAGTGGATCTTTTGCCGGAAACTGTGGCCGAGATTGCGCAGCGCTGTCCGAATGCCGTCGCCATTAAGGAAGCCAGCGGCTCAGTGGATCGGGTGAGCCGGCTCAAACAATGTTTACCGGAAGAGTTTGCCATCCTAAGCGGGGACGATAGCCTAACCCTTCCCCTTTTGAGCCTGGGAGCCACCGGGGTCATAAGCGTGGCGTCCAACCTTGTACCCCGCGAGGTAGGAAGCCTGGTGCGAAGCTTTTGTGCTGGGAACCCTTCCGAAGCCCTCCAATGGCATCGAAAGCTTTACCCGCTTTTTCGGGATCTGTTTCTTGAGACCAATCCTGTTCCGGTCAAACAAGCCCTTGCCTTTCTGGGATGGATGAGCGCAGAAGTTCGTCTCCCCCTTGTCCCGATGGAGCCCGCCAATTGGAGGCGGCTTGAACAGACACTGCGCTCCCTGGGGCTTGTCCCATCATGA
- a CDS encoding lytic polysaccharide monooxygenase auxiliary activity family 9 protein: protein PPPPPPPSLGREKTPPESARTKRPGRSFLFWAVWILALGALGLVGASAVRWVLPWVLSSSGSTADEERYSRQELQAEWERWRDRVESFASGSYGELPSGKLGWWESLTLVPPRETAWATLKRRLGRGVELVDVEPVQVARDGEGVRIVYRVRLRVGEPQYLVPIGDAVPDPRSDVREQALIRYVLFARGLPPGKVYFVDKKTLLVEGGKELVFPWVVRRAVKEGGIWKILSADPIPLERGVRWDAIAAQSSRACVIRSASEIDECLNEQETSWRQFRDRVSAIEQTSHQREQELQQQLESGRAQMERQLSEYRQKLLAQVPQVGSAPRPNRELLKSGTGTPTAAGLGALSGAAAGALFGGIAGGGEGAGIGAGVGALGGLLGGLIVGKSHEHEVYERRRAAYAARRRARAEALAQINQAVEQYRSQLESEYENQKKALEESTQKQIQELWDNLKRELVEKAQQREQELQSILEGEKGLAWNRGWRRTSREPSRSFFVFAG from the coding sequence CACCTCCGCCGCCCCCTCCCCCCTCGCTGGGCAGGGAGAAAACTCCTCCGGAAAGCGCCCGGACCAAACGACCAGGCCGATCGTTTCTTTTTTGGGCGGTGTGGATCTTGGCTCTTGGGGCCCTGGGTCTGGTCGGGGCGAGTGCCGTGCGTTGGGTACTCCCATGGGTTCTTTCGTCATCGGGTTCCACAGCGGATGAAGAACGATATTCCAGGCAGGAACTTCAGGCGGAGTGGGAGCGGTGGAGGGATCGGGTTGAGTCCTTTGCGTCGGGATCCTATGGGGAGCTTCCGTCGGGAAAGCTAGGATGGTGGGAGAGTCTTACGCTAGTGCCACCGAGGGAGACCGCATGGGCTACTTTGAAACGGAGGCTCGGCCGAGGAGTGGAGCTCGTTGATGTTGAGCCTGTACAAGTGGCACGCGATGGGGAGGGGGTTCGAATCGTTTACCGGGTGAGGCTTCGCGTTGGAGAACCGCAGTATCTGGTCCCGATTGGAGATGCCGTTCCTGACCCGCGCTCTGATGTGCGCGAACAAGCTCTGATTCGGTACGTGCTTTTTGCGCGGGGTCTCCCCCCGGGGAAGGTCTACTTTGTAGATAAAAAGACGCTCCTTGTGGAGGGAGGAAAGGAGCTGGTGTTTCCCTGGGTGGTCCGCCGGGCGGTCAAGGAAGGTGGGATTTGGAAGATTCTTTCGGCTGATCCGATTCCGCTGGAGCGCGGAGTTCGGTGGGATGCGATCGCAGCCCAGAGTTCCCGAGCTTGTGTCATCCGGTCCGCTTCGGAAATCGATGAGTGCTTGAACGAACAAGAAACCAGTTGGCGGCAATTTCGCGATCGTGTCAGCGCTATCGAGCAAACCAGCCACCAGCGCGAGCAAGAGCTTCAACAACAGCTCGAGTCGGGTCGAGCCCAAATGGAAAGACAGCTTTCCGAGTACCGGCAAAAACTTTTGGCGCAAGTCCCGCAGGTCGGATCGGCCCCACGACCCAACCGCGAGCTCTTGAAATCGGGAACCGGGACCCCGACGGCTGCGGGTCTTGGAGCACTTTCCGGTGCAGCTGCTGGGGCGCTTTTCGGTGGCATTGCTGGAGGAGGGGAAGGGGCGGGAATTGGTGCTGGAGTGGGAGCGCTAGGAGGATTGCTCGGCGGGTTAATCGTGGGAAAATCTCACGAGCATGAAGTGTACGAACGCAGGCGGGCGGCTTACGCCGCACGGCGCAGAGCTCGGGCAGAAGCCTTGGCCCAAATAAACCAGGCTGTGGAGCAATACCGGAGTCAATTGGAAAGTGAATACGAGAACCAGAAGAAAGCATTGGAGGAGTCCACGCAAAAACAAATCCAAGAGTTGTGGGACAACTTGAAACGGGAACTTGTAGAAAAGGCCCAGCAAAGAGAACAGGAGCTTCAATCGATTTTGGAAGGGGAGAAGGGTTTGGCTTGGAATCGTGGTTGGCGCCGGACGTCACGAGAACCGTCCAGAAGCTTTTTTGTATTTGCAGGGTAA